The stretch of DNA ACTTTTTCATTTTGTCGTTTATTTTTTTTGTTATGTTAAAGTTACAAAAAACCGTGCCAAAATAGAAAAATAAAAACAAAAAAGTCCGAAAAATTCGGACTTTACATGATAAGTACTGTAATACAGTAGAATATACTATTTTTTAACAGCCTTTTTTATGGATTTCGTAGCTTTTTTTATTCCTGCAGATTTCCCATCATAGAAATGAGTGTAAGCATATTCCGCAGCTCTTTTAAGGTCTATAACTCCTCCAGCCTGTGAAAAATTTCCAAATTCATCAGTACTCGGATTGCTAGACTTTACCAATGATTCAATAATCTGATCTGGTTTTAAGTTCGGCATGTATGCTAATAAAACAGCTGCTGCACCTGCTACAACAGGAGATGCCATAGAAGTTCCCTGAAGATATTCATACTCATTTGTTGGTACTGTAGAGTAAATTTCTTCTCCCGGAGCAAAAACGTTCACCATTTTCTTATTGAAGTTAGAGAAGCTTGCTCTCAGCTCATTATTTTTATTGGTACTTGCTCCTACAACAATAACATTGTTTACGAATGGTTTTTCATCTGCACTGTTTTTAAAGTTGGTAGGATATGCAAGATGCTCTGCAACGTCTTCATTTTCATTTCCCGCAGCTTTTACCAGAAGAACTCCTTTATCTTCAGCATATTTAAATGCATCCCAAACTACATTTTTACCTGGAGAAACCGGTTTACCAAAGCTCATATTTAAGACTTTAGCACCATTATCCACTGCATATCTGATTGCGTTGGCTACATCCTTATCTCTTTCATCTCCATTAGGAACCGTTCTTACAGACATAATTTTAGCTACTCTCGAAGCTACCCCATATTGAACTTCTTTCCCTTGTGGTAAACCTGCAATAATACCCGCTACGTGAGTACCATGTTCCGCATCCGGTCCCTGGTAATGGTTATTTCCATAACTCTTTTCTGAGTAATCATCATAGTTATCACCTACAATCTCAGCTCTTGTATCATAGCTTAAATCATATTGTTTAGCCTGTGGTGCAAAATGATCGATCGCCCCTTTCATTTCCTTCTTCATAGCTGCTTCAAAGTCTGCAGAAGATTTTCCCTTAAATTCAGGGCTTTCGGAAAGCTGGGTTAAAATCTGAAGAGCAATAGCGTCTCTCTGCTCCGTTGGAGCCTTGATAGCAGCAATGTTTTCAGAAGTTACCGATTTCCCTCCTAAAAGTTTAATCATATTAGGGATCAGATCATTAATCATAGTATATTGCTGCAGATTTTGCTTTCCTTCAATACTTTTCTTTGCAAAAAGATCTTTGGATTTCATGTACATCGCAAATTCCTCAGGCATTTTTGCCTGATTGGCTTTATTCTTAGTAGAATCATCCCCTTCAAATATCGGCTTGTATTTAGCGACTACTCTAGTCACCTCCATATTATCGATATCTACATCTCCATTTTTCCCTCCGATGAAATTCCATCCGTGAACATCATCGATATATCCGTTCCCATCATCATCTTTTCCATTATTGGGAACCTCATTGGGGTTCGTCCAGATATTTTTGATTAATCCGGGATGATCAACCTGTACTCCACTATCTAAAACACCTACAACAACCGTTTTAGGCTTCAGGCCTTTAGATTCCAGATATTTATATGCATTTTCAGTATTGATACCATATACTTTTGTAGTTCCAAAATCTTTATGATACCAGGTCATCAGATCTTTATTCTCTTTTGGGTCAACGCTCTTTCCTTGTGCTTCCTGTGCAAAAGCAGAATTAAAGCCTGCTAAAAAAATAGCAGCTAATAATACCTTTTTCATGTTAATATGATTGTTTAATATTTTTTATATAAGTCAAAGATTCAGGTCCTTTGTTACAAATCAGATCCAGAATCGATAAGTCGCTTAAAAATCCTAATTTATCTGAGAAAGTCTGATAATATTCTTCCATATCAAATTCGGAAGGTAATTTTGCAGAAAATTTTTCTCTAAAGTTAACTTCATCGGGATTTCTGATATATTCTTTATTCAAAGAGTATGCCTTTTCTGTTTTTAAAACTTGCTGGAGAATCTCAAGCCCCTTAAGATTAAAATCTAAAAGATGTTTTTCCTTCAGCTCAAACAGCCTGATTAATTTGTCTTCATAAAACTCAAAATAAGGAGAGCCCTGATAGGCTGTTTTAATAGATTTCCAATGAAGCTTTCTCCAATCCTCTCTATAAGAGACTTCTATATCTTTAATTTCTCTTTTCCCGTTATGATTAATAGGAATTATTAATGAAAGTTTTCCATTTGCCCCATAAATATTGGCCCTATTTCTATAAGTTTGTTTAGGAAAATTTTCAAATTGCTCTAAAGTAACTTCATTCTCAGTATTCGTAAAAACTGAAAACCATGAAATCGGTGGTAAATAAAACACCGGTAATAATACATTCTTCATATTCATTATACAAAAATGAAGTATTTCTTCAAATACTTCATTTTATTTTAAGTTGATTATACTTATAAATCTTCTTCTGTTTTTTTCTTTCTGAACAGCTTCACAAAATATTCCCATCCAAAGAATAAGATAAGAATCATTGCTGCAATCCACCAGTAAGAAGTTTTGTTAGCTTCTCCTGTATTCGTTGCTTTGAACATTCTTTCCCAACGAATTTTAAATGGAGCCTGATAAGTAGAGCTGGCGTCTTTAAAGACTCCTTGTAAACTCATCCATGTGAACATCGGTTTTCCTACAATATTTTCCTCAGGAACAAAACCAAAGAATCTTGCATCAAGCGATGCATCTCTGTTATCCCCTATCATCATATAATAGTCTTGTTGAATAGTATATTGATTAGCCTCTTTTCCATTAATAAAGATCTTTCCATTTCTATCCTCCAGACTGTTATGCTCATATTCAGAGATAATCCATCGGTATGTCGGAAGAGTTTCTTTATTAATAGCAACGACATCTCCTTTTTTAGGGATTCTCAACGGTCCGTACCAATCCTGATTCCAAGGC from Chryseobacterium piperi encodes:
- a CDS encoding S8 family serine peptidase, coding for MKKVLLAAIFLAGFNSAFAQEAQGKSVDPKENKDLMTWYHKDFGTTKVYGINTENAYKYLESKGLKPKTVVVGVLDSGVQVDHPGLIKNIWTNPNEVPNNGKDDDGNGYIDDVHGWNFIGGKNGDVDIDNMEVTRVVAKYKPIFEGDDSTKNKANQAKMPEEFAMYMKSKDLFAKKSIEGKQNLQQYTMINDLIPNMIKLLGGKSVTSENIAAIKAPTEQRDAIALQILTQLSESPEFKGKSSADFEAAMKKEMKGAIDHFAPQAKQYDLSYDTRAEIVGDNYDDYSEKSYGNNHYQGPDAEHGTHVAGIIAGLPQGKEVQYGVASRVAKIMSVRTVPNGDERDKDVANAIRYAVDNGAKVLNMSFGKPVSPGKNVVWDAFKYAEDKGVLLVKAAGNENEDVAEHLAYPTNFKNSADEKPFVNNVIVVGASTNKNNELRASFSNFNKKMVNVFAPGEEIYSTVPTNEYEYLQGTSMASPVVAGAAAVLLAYMPNLKPDQIIESLVKSSNPSTDEFGNFSQAGGVIDLKRAAEYAYTHFYDGKSAGIKKATKSIKKAVKK
- a CDS encoding WbqC family protein, translating into MNMKNVLLPVFYLPPISWFSVFTNTENEVTLEQFENFPKQTYRNRANIYGANGKLSLIIPINHNGKREIKDIEVSYREDWRKLHWKSIKTAYQGSPYFEFYEDKLIRLFELKEKHLLDFNLKGLEILQQVLKTEKAYSLNKEYIRNPDEVNFREKFSAKLPSEFDMEEYYQTFSDKLGFLSDLSILDLICNKGPESLTYIKNIKQSY